The genome window GCCCTGCATGCAGCCATCGCAGGGGAAGGGAGTATGGAAGTGATCCGGCATTTGCTTGAGCGAGGTGCCCAGACCGATATTTGTGACAGCAATGGCCACACCTGCCTGCATACCGCTGCTTTTCATGACGATCGCGTGGAGGTGATTCGCATGCTGATTGCGTATGGGGCACAGGTGAATGAACGAGCTAAAAACGAGGGGCAGCTCACCCCGCTGAAGCTCGCGCTGGAAAAGGGAAATGCAAATGTCGCCGAGCTGCTGCGTCAACATGGCGCCGTCTAACTTGTTGCAAAAGGGGACAGAAAAAAGCCGCTGAGGATGAACTGCAGCGGCTTTTGCTTTCCTCCCTAGCGACGACTGGAGGAGCCCGAAATGGTCTGGGCTTGTTTTTTGACATAGTCGATCAGACCGAGCTGAAAACCCTCCTGGGTAAGCAGGCGATTGGCCTCATAAGTACCCGAGTAATAGGCAAGGACATGTGGATCGTTTTCCAGTATGTGCCGGCAAGCATCATCTTTGGAAAGCTCCTGGTACCAGTCAGCCTGTTTGATCTGAGCGACCAGGTCGTCATAAGCAGGCTCCGGCTTTTTCCATGGGTTCAGCCTGTGAAGGATTTCTCCAAAGATCGCAACTACAATCAAGATGCCGATAAGAAACATGGCTGTCACCTCAACGTTTGGTTCTCCCCCATGTTACCATTACGTAGGTAAGTTGTGCTATGGGGAAGTCTGTGAGCTTGCAAAAGGGAGGAAAAGCGGGCATTCTAGTGAGGGATATGAGGAAAAGGAGAGAGAGCATGTTTCATCCTCTGGTATTTGATAACATTCGAGTCGTTCTGGAGGGGGCTGTGTATGATCGTGACTTTGACGGAGCGATCACGATTACGGGCCGATCCGATGTCATGGATATGGCGACCTTCCACCGCCAGTTTCAAATCGAATTCAAGCTGGCCACAGCCAATGAAAATAAACCGTTCGTACTCGCTCAAATGCAGCTTCGGACCACGCTTGCGGACATCGCCGCCGAGCAGCTGGAGCAGCCATTGACCGACCAGATCGGCTGTACCATTTGCATTCATTTTCATTTGCCGATGAATGTGAGAAAAGAGATCCCGGAAGAAGCGAGAGCAATCACAGCCCTGCTGGATGACATCTGGGGGCAGCGGCCGTACATCACGCATACGCTAAAGGCTCGTCTGGAGGAAAAAAGGTACGAGTGGCCGCCGCAGCGAGTAGACAACCAGATTACGCTTGATTTCTATCGGAAAATCGACGAAGGAAACATTGATGACCTGCGAGATTTGATTGACCACACGATCCAGTCGCTGCTTCAGCTGCAAGCGTACGTGGAGCGATAAGCTCAAATTATCGATCAAGCATTTACATTTGCCTCCATGCGTATTATTATTTTGTTAACCTTATTATCATTTTAGTTAACAAACGGAGGCTGCTTGTCATGCGAAACGAAAGATTGAGATGGTTGGTTTTATCTGCTATCTTTGCTGCCATTATGGCTGTGTTATCCCAATTGACCATTCCGCTGCCGCTGATCCCGATTACCGGGCAGACGCTGGCGGTAGGTCTGACCGCGACGATCCTTGGAAGCCGCTACGGCACCTTGGCGATGGTGATCTATACCTTGCTTGGCGCAATCGGATTGCCCGTTTTCACGGAGGCGAGCGGTGGTTTGCAAATCCTGTTTGGAAAAACCGGAGGCTACATTTTCGGGTTTATCCTGACGGTTTACGTGACAGGCTTGATTCTGGAAAAAACTCGATTTACCTTGGTCAACGCGATTATTGCCAATGTGGTCGGAATGGTTGTCACACTTGTTTGCGGTTCGATTCAGTTGAAATACGTTCTGGACATTCCTTGGGACAAAGCCATTGCTTTCGGGGCGACTCCCTTCATCGCGGTAGGAGTCATCAAGGCGGTATTGGCTTCCCTGATCGGAATCAAGGTGCGGGAGCGTTTGATCTCTTCTCGCCTGCTCCACGTAGAAACGCCGTCTCTTCGATCATAATCCCAAAGCATGTCCTGTGCCACCCTGCCCATGGGTGGCTTTTTTCGCATAAACTCCTTTTTGTGCCGGATACTATCAGCATGGACCGAAGCACAAGGAGGAAGAAATGAACGAGACCATTACTGGCCCAAAAGGCCTTCCGATTACAGGAAACCTGCTGGCTTTCCGCCGGAATCCGCTTGAATTTATTCAGAGCTCAGCCAAGACGCACGGCGATGTCGCGTTACTTCGGTTTGGCCCCA of Brevibacillus choshinensis contains these proteins:
- a CDS encoding biotin transporter BioY — protein: MRNERLRWLVLSAIFAAIMAVLSQLTIPLPLIPITGQTLAVGLTATILGSRYGTLAMVIYTLLGAIGLPVFTEASGGLQILFGKTGGYIFGFILTVYVTGLILEKTRFTLVNAIIANVVGMVVTLVCGSIQLKYVLDIPWDKAIAFGATPFIAVGVIKAVLASLIGIKVRERLISSRLLHVETPSLRS
- a CDS encoding ankyrin repeat domain-containing protein, whose amino-acid sequence is MIKELFRAAQTGDSQRVKELLEEDASYANAENEEGLTVLGYAAHFGHADVVALLLDNGADLQALSHSKVSYIPSNTALHAAIAGEGSMEVIRHLLERGAQTDICDSNGHTCLHTAAFHDDRVEVIRMLIAYGAQVNERAKNEGQLTPLKLALEKGNANVAELLRQHGAV